A window of Nicotiana sylvestris chromosome 8, ASM39365v2, whole genome shotgun sequence genomic DNA:
AATAAAAGTTCTCTACAAACTACAAATTCTCTCACTCTCTCTTTCCTGTGGTTTTATTCTtacttttactagtaaaatttcTGACGTTgtctttttgttattttaattttgatttataAAATTATAGTTCTATTGAAACTTCTTTTATTATTTAGCTGAATGTTGTATAGTTTGATTTAAAAAAATTGGTACACCATTCatcaacaaaagaaaaagttatTGATTTATTTAAAGTTTGAATATCCTTGATGAAATTCCTGGTTACGCTACTACTTTATCTGCTTCAGGTAGGGGTAAAACTGCGTATATCCTATCCTCCCCAGTTGCCACTtatgagaatatatatatatatatatatatatatatatataattggtaTTCTTTCTTTTTTGCTGGTTTCAGGCAGAAGAGCATTAATTAAGCAACGGGGAAAACAGTAAATGGGAACAAGCAAAGATTGAGCTGTCATTTTACGAAAAAAATCGTGCCATTTCTTATAACGTCTGCTCCTAAATAGTGCATTTAATAATAAGTAGACAAAGATTTTGTTGTTTCTATTTTTCAGTCTCCGTATACACATTTGCTTCTACAACTTCAATTTGGCACTCTCCCCAAATACCTTTTCTCATCCCAGTACATTATTATGATATAAACATGACTTTTTTTTCCTTCCACTCTAGGCAAACATTCTGTTTCCTTTTTGTGtgaacgaaaaaaaagaaaagaaatcgtGGATCACAATTAGTTGTATCAACACCATTTCCTAATAATActccctctttttctttttcaatttaaatGAGATAGTTTGACTCCGCACCAAATTTAAGAAAACAAAtagtcttttgaaatttgtggtcttaaaagcttaagtgCTAAAAGTTATGTGGGCCATGATATTTTTGTGATTATAAatacttctcattaagggtaaagtgggtaaaatgaagagtttaattaGTCTCTTATACGTGTATAAATTTCGTACACTATTAACTTAAAATAATATGTATCTCTTTATAGTTGCTTGATTTTAACTCAAAATAATATGTATTTCTTTAGGGTAGCTATCTGTTATATTAGATTAAATTGCACTAAtagtatataacttaaatccaaTATACACTTGAGTGAGTTGCTCAAATATGATTTTTCATATTTGGATAAACATAAGTCATTTATCTAAATTGTAATGAGTAGGATTATgacgagggtctttcggaaacagtctctctatcttccggggtagaggtaaggtctgcgtacacactaccctcctcagacccgaaatgagttgttgttgttgttgtaattgaGTAGGATTATGCGATatcttgggaggtatcagatattCGATAGAAATATTAAAATACGTATATGCTGACCTGGAACAAGAAATATTAAAACTATACTAGTAATACTATTCTTTAAAACAGTTTATACTTATTTTATAAATCTTGTATTTAGTGGAAGGATAGGACATTTGTGGAGGGGGTGTCAAAAGGCAAAATACAAAACAAGAGAAAAATAGCAGGAAAAAGGGGCAAAATCCACAGAAAAGCTAATACCACCACGTTGGAATTGCATGGAACCGAATGTCAACTCTTTTGAAATTGACCTCTTCCTTTATTCTTAGCCTAATTCCCTCTTTCTAGAGGGTCGCTTCGCTTCGTTCACCTTCCTTTTCTCTCCGTCTCTTTCTCTCTCATATATATAAGTCTCGTGTCATTACATACTTCATTTCCCATTTCAGATTTCAAAACTTTTCCCCAAAGAAAAACACAACTTGATCACCAAGATTTACCAACTACAAAAACCCCATTTACACCCACAACAAATTTCAGAACGCCCCATTTAGAGAAACCAAAAGAGAGATATGAAGTTGGTTTGGTCTCCAGAAAAAGCATCTAAAGCTTATATTGATACTGTTAAATCCGTAAGTATCCATTATTTTACTCCTTTTTTTCCTAGAAAGTTTCTTTTTAGATTAATAGGTTATTGATGTTCTTGATTTAAATGATTATTATACAGTGTGAAATATTTAAAGAATCGAGCGTAGCAGAGTTGATATCAGCGATGGCAGCAGGTTGGGACGCACAAATGATTGTAGAAACATGGTCAAGAGGTGGGATTATGGCAACAAGTATAGGTTTAGCAGTTGCTAGTCATGTTACACGTGGCAGACATATTTGCTTAGTACCTGACGAAGATTCAAGAATAGAGTATATTCAAGCCATGGAACATGCCGGAATGTCGCCGGAAGTTGTGGTCAGAGAACCGGAAGAAGCAATGGAAGGGTTAATGGGGATTGATTTTTTGGTGGTGGATTGTAGGAGAAAtgatttttgtagaattttgagGGTGGCGAAGTTGGGTCATAGGGGAGCAGTTTTGATATGTAAGAATGCAAGTTCAAGAGTTGAATCTGATTTCCGGTGGCGGAGTGTACTTGACGGAAAATCAAGAATTGTACGGTCGGTTTTTCTGCCGGTGGGGAAAGGTTTGGATATTGCTCATGTTGGAGCCACCGTCAGCGGCGGTGGAAAGGGTGGTTCCGAGAAGAATCAAAGTCGATGGATTAGACATTTTGATAGAGAATCAGGAGAGGAGTTTGTTATACGCAAGTGATGACGTTTAGGAGAtggaaaattcttttttttttggttgtcaTTTGTTTTTTTCCTCACCTATTCTCttgtttaattattttcttacttTTATTTTGGGTTCGTTCTGTATATAGATGATACAAAAAATTAGACGGTCTCGGTTTTGGCAATTTTGATATATGCTGGTGCTTATCTTGTTGACGAAAGTTGTATATATGGTCAGAAATATTTGGATGAAATAGCACTTTGCCTTTCATAGTTGTTACACAAATAGACAGAATTGATCAGAAATCATAATTTCTGACCTCATTTCCGTTACTTCTCCTGGTCTTCGAGAAAGGCAAATAGCATTAAATGCTTGTACAATAATGGTAGTGTTCGGTAGAGTTGGATACTCTTTTGTTGTTTCTGAAATATCACCTAGTCTAGAACAATACTCCAAATTACCAAATCCGAGTTGATTTTTATTACTATCATCATGCCTATTTGCTcttatgaaaaaaaaattatgacATATATCAGAATGAGGATCGATGGCCAAAATATTCCCTCGTTTCAGATTTTAAAAATTGGAATCTGGTTCATTGTCCCAAATAGGAGTGTTTCGTACAAAATTATGTGAAATGTATCCATCCATACATGAGAACCGAGTACATAAAGAAAGACGTGTGGCCACCTTATTCTTCTTTTGTCAACTATCTATCTAATATCAGCATCTTCAGAAAGGAAAGGAAGTTCAAGATAAGGCTTTCAGTAATCCTCTCAGCTAAAGCTTAGGCTGGTCGACAAAGTCTAGATTCTTTTAGCTGTATAGTCATATCAAGAAGCTTTCATAGGACCTACAGAGATGGATTTTATACTAATTCCTTAAACCATTTTGGTATCGTATAGAAATAGGACAAAGGACATGATCAAAGCACCGGGAGAATTTGATAGCAGAACCAATGCCTATGTTGGACAAGAATCGGGCATGCCAATCGCAAACTCTTGGAATCAGTCCCAACTGTCTTTGCTTCTTCGCATAGCCTTCTTTTGTGATTGAGCCTTCTTATTGTCAAGCCGTTTGCGCTCTCCAATAGCAGCCCTGTTTGTATAAGGAAAGGAGCTTGGTCATTCCAGAAAAATACAAGTTTGCAATCAAGAATTTGGTAAATAATACGTGTGTAACGTAGGTTGGTTTGACAACACTTACAATTTTGCTATTCTTTTCACTTGCTCTTCAGATGGAGGCGGAGGTACATAAGAAGCAGCATCTATTATAGCCTGTGATATTGAGCTTACTGAGTAATTCATAATAGAACTGTATACTGAGGATTAACTCTACTCACTGAAACATCATCTGACCCTCAAGGATAGACTTCTACCATTCCAATTGATAGAAAGTGGGAACAGTCTTACATAGAATGTTCCTTATGAGTACCTGTAATTTACTCAAAGCATCTTCAATGTTACCCCTGAATATAATCATAGCACACAATCAACTCTGTGGCCTTGACTAAGCAaacatttaaaaatatatatatatagatatagggAAGAGTCTAACTTCTGAGTTCTCGTCTTTGTTGAAGAGATCACAAGCTCTCCGTCCTTATTTATCCGATTCTTTTCCTGTTTAGAATATTAAAAACTTAGCAATAGTGTTATGTGAGTTGCAATATATTAGATCACAATAATTATATGTGAACAGCAATAAATTACGCACGACAAGAAGCAAAATGACATTTTCACTAGATAGTCTTTCCAATAGAACCAAAGAAATATTGCCCCAGTAGCCCATAAATTTGCTAATGTACATGATCAAAGAACAGTCAAGAGTGATTAGCAATATAGCAAGTGCAGTAATCAGATACACTTATAATAAGCATCATTAATCGGTATACTTTTATCACCTAATTATGGATCTAGAATCAGTGCAGAAACGTTAATAGCATCCGATGAAGAATTATTGCCACCATTCTATAGCCTCTGAAGCCATATATTTATGAAAAGAAAACAGTGGAAAGGTGTCCCTTCCAACCATCATGTAACTATCAAGAGAGATGAGCCAGTTACTTCATAAAGATACCCCATATGCGTTCAGTAATTAACAAAGAGCTGaattgctctctctctctctctctcaatatCACAAACCCTTCTTGCAAGTTGCAAGCAATGTAAAGTAGGAAGAACCAAGAAACAGACTTTAACATTCTAGTGCTAATTCAAATAGCTAGCTGGAATGAAAACTGAGATACTACCCGATCAAAACCACCACGTTATATCTATAGAGAAAGCATAGACAGTGAAAGACAGGTGTTAGCTCACCATTTGCAAAATCTTCTCTCTGACTCTGTCACTTAACCAATAAGCATTTTTTACATTAAACCGCATATCCACCTTGGTATTTACTGTAAAGATAGAAACTCCttgaataaaagaagaaaatgaaaacataGAAGGCAATTTTATCTTCTGAAAGAAGCTGCACCAGACCTTTATTGACATTTTGACCTCCAGGACCTCCGCTTCTTGCAAAGTTAACAATAACATGATCTGGACCAAAACAAAGAAGAGCACCATAAATATTGTTAGCTTTTCCAGTTTGTTCAATATACAAGACATCCTGAAAAACTAAGCTGAATAATTAATCAGACGCAACACTTCTCCCAAATCTAATTGAATATTGAAAACAAGAATATGTAATAAACAAGGGATCACCCATTCTAATTTTTCATTTTCcaaccccacccccaccccacccccccaACCCAacccaccccccaccccaaaaaaaaaaagcaaaatccCCAAACACCATGACCCTATCCACTTCAGTCATAAGATGATAAGAGCAAATTACAAAGATCTTGAATAGGTTACAGAGTCTATAAGATACTACTTGCTTTGAGAAAATATTCATGAAAAAGAAAGCTTTTGATGAATATCAGATAGTCCAAGAGATTTTCAGCTCTTCGATGAGTAGAAGAGCCACCTTAAGCAATTTCATATTGTAGCTGTTACAACCACTTCTGTCCTAAGAATTAACAAGGGACTCCAGAATAAATTCAAATTTGGCAGTAGTCTCTACTCTCCTACTCTACATGTGATTTGATCACTATCCCCATAGTCTTTGACATTAATATTAAGCTATacatattttttctttctttgcgCGCACCTCAACTATTTCCCTACGTACTTGCTATCTCTCACCAGCACATGTACCGAGCAACTCTACCCACCAAAGCTTAGACTATCCATTCTAGCAGTCAATAGCATTTTAACATTTGTACTACTCTAGACAAATTTCCTTATTACCTACAGCTCTATACATCACATACAAATTCCTCAATATCTACTCTGCTGAATCCCCGATAATTCGAAGACTAAGTTACCAAAGACTCCAGACCCTAACCGAAAACCAAAAAGAGCCACTGAAGAAGTAACATTCTCAGCATAACACAAAACTCATTTGATGAAGCCGGTCACTTTATCTTCCAAGTCATGCCACTATAGCATAGTTATGCGGACATCACTTGTACGGTAATATatttacactttacaaaattattttccagaaTGCCATTTGATATGCAATCAGCAAGTAAGAAAACACTACTTTTGCTTAACCCTATATAATTATTATCAAGTATCCCTATATGGAGAAACAAAAGTGAAAGAATATCAATCAATCAAATATGTCTCAATCATAACTAATTGGAGTGCCCAATCCGTAATAACACCAACTAAATTTAAGTGCCAAATCTActtcattcaaaaaaaaaaaaaagtgccaAATCCACTTCATGATTGTACCTCGGGTAAAAATTTGCCCGCACCCGATATTTAGACCAGACTAATAAATGCGAGCCATTTGACTTTTATACACACTCACATatctagaagatgaaagtagcagaaatgaggatgttgaggtggatgtatgggcacactaggatggataagattaagaaagaagatattcgggagaaggtggtcATGGCTcctattgatgacaagatgcgggaagcgaggctcagatggttcgggcacgtacAGAGGAGAAACTTGGATGCCTCGATAAGGAGGTGCGAGCGGTTGGCgttggtgggtacgaggagaggtagagggtggcctaagaagtattggggagaggtgatcaggcgggATATGGCAAGGCTTCAGATCTCCGAGGACATGGCACTCAATAGGAAGCTGTGGAGGTCGAACATTAAGGTTGTatgttaggaggtagttgagcatATTTAGTCTACCAGTGTGATGCTACGCTGCTACGATTTAGTCTTAGACTGCTAGTGGTCAGTGTTGTGTTTACACTACTCTTCTGTTTTCATAGTGTAGGGCCTTATTTACTGgttattatttctattttccATCTATTCACTGGTTCTTgtgatgttattatttctatggGTTTTTTTTATGATACTAATATGttgtctcttttcgtcttcttgagtcgagggtctatcggaaacagcctctctaccccagcgGGGTAAAGGTAAGGTCTGGGaccacactaccctccccagaccccacttgtgggtttttactgggtcgttgttgttgttgttgttgttgacttTTATACACACAATCGCTTAATCATGGTTAAGTTATGTGTATTCTCGCTTTAGTTTTTAGCTGCTAAGGTTAAATTATATAATTTGGTGTAAACactaaggggttgtttggtttgccTTCCTTATACTTTAATTCATGTATACTTATGTATAAAATCCACCCGCAATGTTTGGTTGATGTTTTGAATTCCATATAAATCTTGCACAACTAATACAACATTTGAttaggtttttttctttttttataccCGTATAAAATAATACTTGTATACAATAATGAGggaaatttttgtattattttatgcaAGATAGAATATGGAATACGAATACGTGTATTAAATAATACATGGATTAAACCAATTAAGTGACAAAAATACCCTCATGCATAGGGATGGCAAGCGGTGCGGGGCGGGTTGGGTTTTCTCTTAACCCGCAAAATTTCAACCCGCCCCGCATAGCAGTTGCACCCGCGCCCACCCCGCCCCGCATAACtgttttttcttcattttgttagttttaagtgttctcttttatttttgctttttacCATACTTTATAAGTATTATATTTTCTTTGAGGCCTAAGTGCAAAAATCAAGATCTGCCATCTATGGGGTCATATGCAATAATTGACATATTAAACACATTGTACAGTTAGAGTAGCTCTACAGCTCAGTTGCCATAGATCTATAATATGTAATTCTACATTTGGTTATTAAACTGTTCAATTTGAACATTGAGTTGTTTTTCTCATCGAAGAATATTCTTTTCAAATTGTATCACGAAGATTTGTGACTATAATGATTATTGATTAATTTGCTTTTATGTATATGCAAGAATGAGAGGGGGAAAAAGTGAAAATAAGACATATTACTATAATTTACTAAGAGGAAGATCAAGTCAGTATACTATATTTACTCAGAGTAAGTAAGATCAAATCATGATCTTAACATATCAAAATCTCGAGTTACGATTTATCAATAAAATAGATCTATAATcaattaataattatgtgttagATATCACATTATCAGAACTTGTCATAAAAGAATACGAACTTGACGTGCAAACATTGGGTTCAAAGTTTATACAGTATGAAACTTTATTTTGCTTCAATATATTACTTGGAATCAATTTCATCTTTAGAAAGTCAAAAAAACGAGTTCCTTTTTCGATGAAGTTTTTAAACCCGCACCCGCATagatttaatttctttttattttgaccTGCCCCGCCCCGCCCCGCCTCGCACTCACATATGTTTAAACCCGCACCGCCCGCATGTGTCTAAACCCGAACCGCACCGCACCCACACCGCCCCATTGCCATCCCTACTCATGCATGCTTCTGAATACTTTTGTTTTATAATGATCAACGCTTCTAAttcatttcttttcctttctagTGCTTTTAGGATTTCATAGGACACAAAATCAGTAAATAGTACATATAGAAAAAATCATATTACTGTTGTTTTCAATATTGAAACATGTTCGCATATCGGTCATAGATCAAAATGAATCTGGACATCTGTTGGATTGAAGTGTTAAACTTCATTAATCACCATTATAAATAACAccattatttttttcattttagtaCACATATTAAAATTGAGTAAATTGATATAAGGTGTTACAATCATCCCCAAGGCATGTTTTATTTCAGTTGCCAAACAACTCAAACCTCCAAAAAGAAATAATTCCTATATTTTAATTCCAGCATAACTATACCTGCATAATTAATACTTGCATAATTAATACTTGCATAACTAATCCATGCATAACTAATACCTGCATAATTAATCCCTTCATAACTAATACCTGCATAATTAGTCCAGCATAACGCATCTCCGAACCAAACGACCCCAAAGTGCAAATTATTTACCATGTACTTCTTACACTACAGTTACTTCATTTCAAAATATAACTGTAATTCTTATACTACAGTTACTTCATTTTAAGATATAACTTTCAGGAATTTTCAGTGGACGTAAATGAAAGTTGGAACTGGAAAGGTGTGAAATTCAAATAGAGGCAATTGAAATACCAATTGTAATCTTAGGGATAGGATCATTGCCGGCAGCTTGAGCTCGTTCCGTGGCTTCATTTAACAGCTGCTTAACCTGAGCAAGCCGCGCCGGCGACTTCTTTCCATCGGCGGCACCGCCGTCAGATGCCGCCGCGCACCTGACGGGACTATAGGAGATTGTGCGTAGTAAAAGACGATGACTCACAACAAGGCTCGTTGCCGGAAATGGCGCCGGCGGGATGTTGATGAATCGAACAGGTGACAACTGTATTGACGGACGGAAAATTTCCCGGACGAGAAAGTTTGTGGTGGTTCTAAGCGATGCCATTTTTGGGTGTTAACATTACAGCCCGGCCCTATAAACGGTTTATTAGAAGCCCACTATATATTTGTTAATTTTTTcaggtgaaattcaaaaatagtcaaattTACAAGTACTAATTGTAAAATAGTCAccgttttaaaagtaatcgaaatttaactatttttatataaaaataaatttgaacgtaaatactattcaaaatccgaaaaatattccagcataatatactggagttccagtatcaTATACTCGACTTACAGCATAATATATTAGAGTTCCAACATAACATactgaagttccagcataatatagtggacttccagcataatatactagagttccagtataatatgctgctCCAGCATATAATATGctgctccagcataatatgctggaagttcatacacaggtgctccaatctccagtatattatgctggaactttacGTGTTGCAACAaagtagtgactatttttcaatgactttgcaaacgcttgctatttttcaattatcaatcCCAAAACTGACTAGCCGTGCTATTTTCACTATTCTTTTAGTTAGacaaatttctaaaaaaaaaaaattgtggccCATTTTTGAGTAAAATGCTtgctctctttttcctttttctttttctttttctgtgaAAAGACAAGAAGCCGATTTTCATCCAGAAATATTCTTATCCCTGTAAGTACTGAATATGAAAGAATTCATGTAAATGTACTGAACTGTTTTCGGATTTATTTTCGAGGGAATTACATATAAATACAACTCATGCATATACATTGCAACTAGGTGGCTTATATATATTTAACTTTACAAAGTTGTGGCCCAAAAATAATATACTAAGATGGAACATCCAACTCCAAATAGGTTTTCGAAATTgctattcaatttttttttttaaaatggccAAGATCCAATCTTAGAATCAGTAATTGTGACTCAAACATtaattcaacaaaccaaatctatttggatggtgaaaataaaaattttaaggtAATCCACCATCGTTGTGCAAGCTTAAACAAGCGGGTTTAAATCTTTAATCTGatttttgtgagaaatttggagcgtATGCTATTTAGACttattagaaatagtataaggaggttgtatataaaatttgaaaacATTTAATGGACATTTGAACTAATTTTGAACAAGAATAACAACTGAAAATCGTGAAAGTAATTCGTCTtcagacgcttgtataaaggtgtataaaagtatataatagtgtataagaggtGTTTATAAACGCATATACACTATAATACAACATTATACAATATTATATAAAAGCTGACTTTGTCTTCTTCTTTGATTCTCTTGTGAAATTTAACTCAAACTTCGTTCAAATTTACTCCAAATCACTTTAAATGTAAGTTTTTAACTCCTCTTAATGTTTCTAATTGATTAGAACAACACCCAGTTGAAACAACAAACAAACTCGAAAACCAagttctgaaatttaactcaaaccTACTCCAAATTACTTTAATTTAAGTTTCAAactcttctttattttttcaaTCAATTGGAGCAACACCAAATCCAAACACCTAAAATAGTAAAAGATTAAAATTAGTTTAAAATTTTTGCAATGTTTAcgcatatttaaaaaaaaaaaaaaaaaaaaaaaaagaggaacatAAAGCGTGTGCCCAATCACGGGATCACCAATCATGACAAATGTAAAACGGTATTGGTGTAATGATAGCTTAGTTactcaaaaattaaatttgttaTTCATGGACAAATCGTT
This region includes:
- the LOC104218871 gene encoding uncharacterized protein; translation: MKLVWSPEKASKAYIDTVKSCEIFKESSVAELISAMAAGWDAQMIVETWSRGGIMATSIGLAVASHVTRGRHICLVPDEDSRIEYIQAMEHAGMSPEVVVREPEEAMEGLMGIDFLVVDCRRNDFCRILRVAKLGHRGAVLICKNASSRVESDFRWRSVLDGKSRIVRSVFLPVGKGLDIAHVGATVSGGGKGGSEKNQSRWIRHFDRESGEEFVIRK
- the LOC104218872 gene encoding uncharacterized protein; protein product: MASLRTTTNFLVREIFRPSIQLSPVRFINIPPAPFPATSLVVSHRLLLRTISYSPVRCAAASDGGAADGKKSPARLAQVKQLLNEATERAQAAGNDPIPKITIDHVIVNFARSGGPGGQNVNKVNTKVDMRFNVKNAYWLSDRVREKILQMEKNRINKDGELVISSTKTRTQKGNIEDALSKLQAIIDAASYVPPPPSEEQVKRIAKLAAIGERKRLDNKKAQSQKKAMRRSKDSWD